A genomic segment from Paramixta manurensis encodes:
- a CDS encoding SDR family oxidoreductase, whose translation MTAAKVRKVLITGAAQGIGRETALRMASAGFQVIASDVNQEKLSDLQGKENIRTERLDVLSRADMDDLVARIGTVDVLFNCAGVVHNGTIQECSRAELDFAWQLNVGAQFELIQAVLPGMLAQQDGCIINMSSVASSVKAVPNRFAYSATKAAVIGLTKSVAADYITQGIRCNAICPGTVDSPSLQERLHAQGDYEAARKAFIARQPIGRIGKLDEIAELVLYLANATFTTGHIHIIDGGWAA comes from the coding sequence ATGACGGCAGCAAAAGTCAGAAAAGTATTGATTACTGGCGCAGCACAGGGCATTGGACGAGAAACCGCCCTACGTATGGCCAGCGCCGGTTTTCAGGTGATCGCCAGCGATGTTAATCAGGAAAAACTCAGCGACCTACAAGGGAAAGAAAATATCCGCACCGAGCGGCTTGATGTGCTTAGTCGGGCCGATATGGATGACTTGGTGGCGCGTATCGGTACTGTCGACGTGTTGTTTAACTGCGCCGGGGTGGTGCATAACGGCACTATCCAAGAGTGTAGCCGTGCCGAGCTGGATTTCGCCTGGCAACTCAATGTCGGCGCGCAGTTTGAACTGATTCAGGCGGTGTTGCCCGGTATGCTGGCGCAACAAGATGGCTGCATTATTAATATGTCCTCCGTCGCCTCTAGCGTGAAAGCGGTGCCCAACCGTTTTGCCTACAGCGCCACTAAAGCTGCCGTGATCGGCCTGACGAAATCCGTGGCGGCGGATTACATCACCCAAGGCATTCGCTGCAATGCCATCTGCCCCGGCACTGTGGATAGCCCCTCGCTGCAAGAGCGTCTGCACGCTCAGGGCGATTATGAGGCGGCACGTAAAGCCTTTATTGCCCGCCAACCGATTGGCCGTATCGGCAAGCTGGATGAGATAGCCGAGCTGGTGCTGTATTTGGCGAATGCCACCTTCACCACCGGTCACATTCATATTATTGATGGCGGCTGGGCTGCCTGA
- a CDS encoding IclR family transcriptional regulator, producing MAELKSAQIKEDDNVEDRYRAPALDKGLDILEALAGREEGVSQAEIAKTLGRKPNEIYRMLDRLVRRGYVIRTSIDQYELSLKLFELANRHSPFRRLATQTLPYLRRFAHEAQQACHLVVYDRGGMTAIAQVDAPGYWSFGIRVGSRMGLLDTGSGHVMLAFSSASEQEFMLREESEGKHGALSAEMKQQLAVIRQQGHEMMPSQQTEGVYNIAVPVFANGDNAIAVLTCPYLQHLDYMNSPSREETLALLKRTVTQIMSATPLFSP from the coding sequence ATGGCAGAACTAAAAAGTGCGCAGATAAAAGAAGATGACAACGTGGAGGATCGCTATCGGGCACCCGCGTTGGATAAAGGGTTGGATATTCTTGAGGCGCTGGCCGGGCGAGAGGAGGGGGTTTCTCAGGCGGAAATCGCTAAAACGCTGGGGCGTAAACCGAACGAAATTTATCGAATGCTTGACCGGTTGGTGCGCCGTGGTTACGTAATTCGTACCAGCATTGACCAGTATGAACTGTCGCTGAAGTTGTTTGAGCTGGCGAATCGTCACTCTCCTTTTCGCCGGCTGGCGACGCAAACCTTGCCTTATTTACGCCGCTTTGCCCACGAGGCGCAGCAAGCTTGCCATCTGGTGGTTTACGATCGCGGCGGAATGACGGCAATCGCCCAAGTGGATGCGCCGGGTTACTGGAGTTTTGGTATTCGGGTAGGTTCACGGATGGGGCTATTAGATACCGGCTCCGGGCATGTCATGTTGGCCTTCTCTTCCGCCAGCGAGCAAGAGTTTATGCTGCGTGAAGAGAGCGAGGGGAAGCATGGCGCGCTTAGCGCCGAGATGAAGCAACAACTGGCCGTGATTCGCCAGCAAGGGCATGAAATGATGCCCAGCCAGCAAACGGAAGGGGTCTACAACATTGCTGTACCGGTGTTTGCCAATGGTGATAACGCCATCGCGGTATTAACCTGCCCCTACTTGCAGCATCTGGATTATATGAACTCTCCTTCACGCGAAGAGACATTAGCGCTGCTGAAACGCACCGTAACGCAGATTATGAGCGCGACGCCGCTGTTTTCACCTTAG
- a CDS encoding MDR family MFS transporter has translation MSRDTPTSPGGESEEKASLTSWIAVFAGALGALMATLDISITNSALPQIQGEIGATGTEGTWISTGYLMSEIVMIPLAGWLSRTFGLRNFLITMAILFTLFSVICGLSNSLPQMVIGRIGQGFTGGALIPTAQMIIRTRLPRSQLPVGMSLFGVIVILGPILGPVLGGWLAENVSWHWCFFLNLPVCCGLIALLLLGLPPEKSHAESFWQADWLGIIGLSAGLSSLTVVLEEGQRERWFESQMIVTLSLVCVVGLLLLLVAQFTAKRPVIRLALLGNLRFLSVVVIVFVVGCGLYCVLYLLPQFLSGIAGYNAQQSGMVLLISGIPSLLLMPILPRLLGKVDIRLMVISGILLFSISCFLDTSLTAQSVGADFTWSQLLRGAGQIMAMLPLNQASMAAVTAEEAADAAGLYNMARNLGGSVGLALMAVFVDQRNKLHDDVVRESVSANSGYAHDYLAASSANYLSHVGDSAYANMQALASLAGQIQQQAMVITWSETFWLLGFALLCCIPLTLLLRSPRYASPGNAKVKTAASRS, from the coding sequence ATGAGCCGTGATACGCCTACATCGCCAGGCGGAGAAAGCGAAGAGAAGGCATCGCTAACCAGTTGGATCGCGGTCTTCGCTGGCGCGCTTGGCGCGCTGATGGCCACCCTGGATATCTCAATCACCAACTCCGCGCTGCCGCAAATTCAGGGCGAAATTGGCGCAACCGGTACCGAAGGTACCTGGATTTCGACCGGTTATCTGATGTCGGAAATCGTCATGATCCCACTGGCAGGCTGGCTTAGCCGCACTTTTGGTCTGCGTAATTTCCTGATTACCATGGCGATACTGTTTACCCTTTTTTCGGTCATTTGCGGATTATCGAATAGCTTGCCGCAAATGGTGATTGGCCGTATTGGTCAGGGATTTACCGGCGGCGCGCTGATTCCGACCGCACAAATGATTATTCGTACCCGTCTGCCTCGTAGCCAGCTACCGGTCGGAATGTCGCTATTTGGCGTCATTGTGATCCTCGGGCCGATTTTAGGGCCGGTACTGGGCGGTTGGCTGGCGGAAAATGTGAGTTGGCACTGGTGTTTCTTTCTTAATCTACCGGTGTGTTGCGGCCTTATCGCCCTGCTGTTGCTCGGTCTGCCGCCGGAGAAAAGCCACGCGGAAAGCTTCTGGCAAGCCGACTGGCTCGGCATCATTGGCCTCAGCGCCGGGCTCAGTTCACTGACGGTGGTACTGGAGGAGGGCCAACGCGAACGCTGGTTTGAATCCCAAATGATTGTGACACTGAGTCTCGTTTGTGTCGTCGGGCTTCTGTTGCTATTGGTAGCGCAGTTTACCGCCAAGCGTCCGGTTATACGTCTTGCCTTATTGGGTAACCTGCGTTTTCTCAGCGTGGTGGTGATCGTCTTTGTGGTGGGGTGCGGATTGTATTGTGTGCTCTATTTATTGCCGCAATTTTTAAGCGGCATCGCCGGTTACAACGCGCAGCAATCTGGCATGGTGTTGCTGATTTCCGGTATCCCAAGCCTCCTTCTAATGCCGATTTTACCCCGCTTGTTAGGCAAGGTGGATATTCGTCTGATGGTGATTAGCGGGATCCTGTTATTTAGCATCAGCTGTTTTCTTGATACTTCGCTAACCGCGCAAAGCGTAGGCGCTGACTTTACATGGTCACAATTGCTGCGCGGCGCCGGGCAAATTATGGCGATGCTGCCACTCAACCAGGCATCAATGGCGGCAGTCACTGCAGAAGAAGCCGCCGATGCCGCCGGGCTGTATAACATGGCGCGTAATCTGGGCGGGTCGGTAGGGCTGGCGCTAATGGCGGTGTTTGTCGATCAACGCAACAAGCTGCATGATGACGTGGTTCGTGAATCCGTCAGCGCCAACTCTGGCTACGCCCATGACTATCTGGCCGCCAGCAGCGCCAATTATCTCAGTCATGTTGGTGACAGCGCCTACGCTAATATGCAGGCGCTCGCCAGCCTGGCCGGGCAAATTCAGCAACAGGCAATGGTTATTACCTGGTCTGAAACCTTCTGGCTACTGGGTTTTGCGCTGCTATGTTGTATTCCTCTGACGTTGCTGCTCCGTTCACCGCGTTATGCCAGCCCTGGCAACGCTAAGGTGAAAACAGCGGCGTCGCGCTCATAA
- a CDS encoding HlyD family secretion protein, with the protein MLFAAMSTSSSLPDGMAPPVEAAGNRKKRLLLLFSLALTTLVVLALLYWFFIARFNQSTDDAYLQADSVTMAPKVSGYVREVLVGDNQDVAAGQPLVKLNAEEYQAQVDQARATILANQADIERAEAEIVRQQADIEQAEAQQNSAQIQMQYAQREYQRYLPLAKSGVVSKENLSDQVRSRDRAQADYAANVAAVKSATAQIRSMKAEIAQAKAQLASAQASLQQASINLQDTLIRSPVAGRVGDRSVRVGQYVQPGTRLLTVVPVQDVYLVANFKETQMGDIRIGQPATLHVDALPDHDFRGEIESFAPGTGSQFALLPPENATGNFTKIVQRVPVRIRITDNSAQRQRLLPGMSVTVDIDTHPLKQDR; encoded by the coding sequence GTGTTATTTGCAGCCATGTCCACTTCCTCTTCCTTGCCTGACGGCATGGCGCCGCCGGTAGAAGCCGCCGGTAACCGTAAAAAGCGGCTATTACTGCTGTTTTCGCTGGCGTTAACCACGCTGGTGGTGCTGGCTCTCCTGTACTGGTTTTTCATCGCCCGCTTTAATCAATCTACCGATGATGCGTATTTACAAGCGGACAGCGTCACCATGGCACCAAAAGTCTCCGGTTATGTGCGCGAAGTACTGGTTGGCGATAACCAAGACGTTGCCGCCGGTCAACCGCTGGTGAAGCTAAATGCAGAGGAGTATCAGGCACAGGTCGATCAGGCGCGAGCGACCATTCTCGCCAATCAGGCCGATATTGAACGTGCAGAAGCGGAAATTGTACGCCAGCAGGCCGATATTGAGCAGGCTGAAGCACAGCAAAATTCGGCGCAAATACAGATGCAGTATGCGCAACGCGAATATCAGCGCTATCTGCCGCTGGCGAAGAGCGGCGTGGTGAGTAAAGAGAACTTATCGGACCAGGTCCGCAGCCGCGATCGTGCGCAGGCGGATTATGCGGCAAACGTTGCGGCGGTAAAATCCGCAACCGCGCAAATTCGTTCGATGAAAGCCGAAATTGCCCAGGCAAAAGCGCAACTGGCCTCAGCCCAGGCTAGCCTGCAGCAGGCGAGCATTAATCTGCAAGATACGCTGATTCGCAGCCCGGTTGCCGGTCGCGTTGGCGATCGTAGTGTGCGGGTGGGGCAATATGTGCAGCCTGGTACCCGATTATTGACCGTGGTACCGGTACAAGATGTCTATCTGGTGGCCAATTTTAAAGAAACCCAAATGGGCGACATACGCATCGGGCAACCGGCAACGCTGCATGTTGATGCGTTACCCGATCATGATTTTCGCGGCGAGATTGAGAGCTTCGCACCGGGAACCGGTTCCCAGTTCGCTCTGCTACCGCCGGAAAATGCCACCGGTAACTTTACCAAAATCGTTCAACGCGTACCGGTACGTATTCGTATCACCGATAACAGCGCCCAGCGTCAGCGTCTGTTACCCGGCATGTCGGTCACGGTCGATATCGACACACATCCGCTGAAACAGGATCGGTAA
- a CDS encoding CerR family C-terminal domain-containing protein has product MCAKKSKPLRHPPEGGYARGDETRQRIIDAAIQVFGEQGFDAATTRQIAIRAGVNPPALQYYFENKEGVYYACIEWMAEESCRYFQPTIEKINRLNNHEIDADACIELFCQLLDVMLERVFNTTIPQGKILFHARAQVGQGPADAFRLMRERISGKLNCAAASLVARVSGAAVHDELTQIRTMTLMGQAVIFHLTRHSMLDQLGWEEVNAERLTLLKTTLRVQCRTLMESWRAASQ; this is encoded by the coding sequence GTGTGCGCGAAGAAAAGTAAACCGTTGCGTCACCCGCCGGAAGGCGGCTACGCCCGTGGCGATGAAACCCGGCAACGCATTATTGATGCGGCAATACAGGTGTTTGGTGAGCAGGGGTTTGATGCGGCGACCACACGTCAGATAGCGATTCGCGCCGGGGTGAACCCGCCCGCACTTCAGTACTATTTTGAAAATAAGGAAGGGGTGTATTACGCCTGTATTGAGTGGATGGCGGAGGAGAGTTGTCGCTACTTTCAGCCCACGATTGAGAAAATTAATCGGCTAAATAACCATGAGATTGACGCTGATGCCTGCATTGAACTGTTTTGTCAGTTGCTGGATGTGATGCTGGAGCGGGTTTTTAATACCACCATTCCGCAAGGCAAAATATTGTTTCACGCGCGTGCGCAGGTGGGGCAGGGGCCGGCCGATGCTTTTCGTTTAATGCGTGAGCGTATCAGCGGCAAATTAAACTGTGCGGCGGCTTCGCTGGTCGCACGAGTTTCCGGCGCGGCGGTTCATGATGAACTGACGCAGATTCGTACCATGACCTTGATGGGGCAGGCGGTGATTTTCCATCTGACCCGTCACTCAATGCTTGATCAGTTAGGCTGGGAAGAGGTGAATGCCGAGCGGCTGACATTATTAAAAACCACGCTCCGCGTCCAGTGTCGCACGTTGATGGAGAGTTGGCGGGCGGCGAGCCAGTGA
- a CDS encoding methyl-accepting chemotaxis protein encodes MKRFTLNKKLWSIVGLLWLLLIALVVANAVIQRNSMLNARKAVLKQQADLAQGLISWYQQKTNAGELKPAQAQHMALEALRGLRYGSDKSGYFGIYNDEYVPLLFPPRPDLENKSQQGLVDVNGVHVAVEIVKSSSAGGKHFTHYVWPKPGNDKPVGKITYSELIPAWGWHLYTGVYQDDIDNAFRTELLRNLALVSSVAIVLTLAMLWLIRSIRHSLGGEPDYAAALCKRIAEGNLSAQVLLRKNDRSSLLFAMDQMQRRLTETLSDIHLAADSVGVASRQISGGNLDLSSRTEQQAASLVETAASMEQINVTVKQNAGNAREASRLATDAAAATERSNQMVSRMQETMRDIADSSGKIADITALIEGIAFQTNILALNAAVEAARAGEQGRGFAVVASEVRTLAQRSSTAAKEIRELIARSVSTVQQGTELADEVGQAASAGRQAVRSVAQVIGEIAVASEEQSSGIEQVNKAVIQMDQVTQQNAALVVEASAAAESLEQQAVTLRALIATFTLQKSEVLA; translated from the coding sequence ATGAAACGATTCACACTCAATAAAAAACTCTGGAGCATCGTTGGATTATTGTGGTTATTACTGATTGCATTGGTGGTGGCGAATGCGGTTATACAACGTAATAGCATGCTTAACGCGCGCAAAGCGGTGCTGAAACAGCAGGCGGATTTGGCGCAAGGGTTGATTAGCTGGTATCAACAAAAGACCAACGCCGGAGAGTTGAAACCGGCACAGGCGCAGCATATGGCGCTAGAGGCGTTGCGCGGGCTGCGCTACGGCAGCGATAAAAGCGGCTATTTTGGTATTTATAATGATGAGTATGTTCCGCTACTGTTCCCGCCGCGCCCGGATTTGGAAAATAAAAGTCAGCAAGGGCTGGTGGATGTGAATGGTGTCCACGTCGCGGTCGAAATCGTCAAAAGCTCCTCTGCGGGCGGCAAACACTTCACTCACTACGTGTGGCCAAAACCGGGTAATGACAAACCGGTGGGGAAAATTACCTATAGCGAACTCATTCCTGCCTGGGGCTGGCATCTCTACACCGGAGTTTACCAGGATGATATTGATAACGCTTTCCGCACCGAACTGTTACGTAATCTGGCGCTGGTGAGCAGTGTCGCCATTGTGCTGACGCTGGCCATGTTGTGGCTGATTCGTAGCATCCGCCACAGCCTGGGCGGCGAGCCCGATTATGCTGCCGCCTTGTGTAAGCGTATTGCCGAGGGTAATCTCAGCGCACAGGTTCTTCTGCGTAAAAACGATCGTAGTAGTCTGTTGTTCGCGATGGATCAAATGCAGCGCCGTTTGACCGAAACCCTCAGCGACATTCACCTGGCAGCCGATTCGGTCGGCGTGGCGTCACGGCAAATCTCAGGCGGTAATCTCGATCTCTCCTCTCGTACCGAACAACAAGCAGCGTCATTGGTAGAAACCGCCGCCAGCATGGAGCAGATCAATGTGACGGTAAAACAGAATGCCGGAAACGCCCGTGAAGCCAGCCGACTGGCGACCGATGCCGCCGCCGCCACCGAACGAAGCAATCAAATGGTCAGTCGTATGCAGGAAACGATGCGTGATATTGCCGACAGCTCCGGCAAAATTGCCGATATTACCGCGCTGATTGAAGGTATCGCTTTCCAGACCAATATTCTGGCGTTGAACGCGGCGGTCGAGGCCGCGCGCGCCGGTGAGCAGGGGCGTGGCTTCGCGGTGGTCGCCTCAGAAGTGCGCACCCTCGCTCAACGCTCATCGACTGCCGCAAAAGAGATTCGCGAACTTATCGCCCGCTCGGTCAGCACCGTGCAACAAGGCACCGAACTGGCCGATGAGGTCGGTCAGGCCGCCTCAGCCGGTCGCCAGGCTGTGCGAAGCGTGGCGCAAGTTATTGGTGAGATTGCGGTCGCCTCAGAAGAACAAAGCAGCGGTATTGAGCAGGTGAATAAGGCGGTAATTCAGATGGATCAGGTCACGCAGCAGAATGCTGCCTTAGTGGTCGAAGCTTCAGCGGCGGCGGAATCACTCGAACAACAAGCCGTCACCCTACGCGCGTTAATCGCCACTTTTACGCTGCAAAAAAGTGAGGTATTGGCTTAA
- a CDS encoding lytic transglycosylase domain-containing protein has protein sequence MTSMKLCALALCFSSFAQADCFNVAGKAFGLSPILLKAIAIKESKLNPTAINQANRNRTEDVCMMQINSVHFSRLSQLGVTRKRLLSEPCVCVSTGAWVLHGLFRQYGRSWDTVGMYNTGPSPARQKLRLRYAREVERIYRVLQQEESDQQQTLVASR, from the coding sequence ATGACGTCTATGAAACTGTGCGCATTGGCGCTCTGTTTTTCTTCGTTCGCTCAGGCGGATTGCTTTAATGTCGCGGGCAAAGCATTTGGCCTATCACCCATATTGCTGAAGGCCATTGCGATTAAGGAGTCAAAACTGAATCCGACGGCGATTAATCAGGCTAACCGTAATCGCACTGAAGATGTCTGCATGATGCAGATTAATAGCGTGCATTTCTCCCGCCTCTCACAATTGGGTGTCACGCGTAAACGCTTGCTCAGCGAACCCTGCGTGTGTGTCTCGACCGGGGCCTGGGTGTTACATGGACTGTTTCGCCAGTATGGCCGTTCATGGGATACCGTTGGCATGTACAACACCGGCCCTTCCCCCGCGCGACAAAAACTTCGTCTCCGTTATGCGCGCGAAGTAGAACGGATTTATCGTGTGTTACAACAGGAAGAGAGTGACCAGCAGCAAACCCTGGTCGCCAGCCGATAA
- a CDS encoding lytic transglycosylase domain-containing protein, protein MQITSGSGGFSPYSPSNDFSDNNTPLGGQTPTKPAGDPQMNIPTALNFGNIGATDKPSQIDFGSSPQNRAVDNSSSPPADGMNGSNGNSMESMLKMLQQMLQELMQELFKMLGIGGGQAPQQDNASPPPVSDSSGGGGDGGGGGPGGVNTPTNNVNLKTDTPPTSDLSEKSSTSGANGSGNSSTPGDTSMPGLPDKLQQFSKDYSDIAKETGVPASTLAALTWTESRGDVNATSTNPGNGKTDGGMNQINPDTYESMRQKYPDKLSGDSSDPHNQIMCSALMLRDYQKQFGGSMDAALRAYNSGPDQVNMSNLSSISLGNPNYVNEVNQTAKVIASGNGSVPA, encoded by the coding sequence ATGCAGATTACATCAGGTTCGGGAGGGTTTTCGCCTTACTCACCCTCTAATGATTTTTCGGATAATAATACGCCGCTCGGTGGACAGACGCCGACAAAGCCCGCTGGCGATCCGCAGATGAACATCCCCACTGCGTTAAATTTCGGCAATATCGGGGCGACCGATAAACCTTCGCAAATTGACTTTGGCTCATCACCGCAGAATCGGGCGGTGGATAACAGTTCCTCGCCGCCAGCGGACGGAATGAATGGATCCAATGGGAACTCGATGGAAAGTATGCTGAAGATGCTGCAACAAATGCTACAAGAGCTGATGCAGGAGTTGTTCAAAATGCTGGGGATCGGCGGGGGACAAGCGCCTCAGCAGGATAACGCCTCACCGCCTCCGGTGAGTGACAGTAGCGGTGGAGGCGGCGATGGCGGTGGAGGTGGCCCTGGCGGCGTAAACACGCCTACCAATAACGTGAATCTGAAAACCGATACGCCGCCCACTTCCGATCTTTCAGAGAAGTCATCCACTTCGGGCGCTAACGGGAGCGGTAATAGCAGCACGCCGGGCGATACCTCAATGCCGGGCCTGCCAGATAAACTACAGCAGTTTAGTAAAGATTATAGCGATATAGCGAAGGAGACCGGGGTGCCCGCCAGCACGCTTGCGGCATTAACCTGGACCGAATCGCGTGGGGATGTTAATGCCACCTCTACCAACCCTGGTAACGGTAAAACCGATGGCGGCATGAACCAGATCAACCCGGATACCTACGAATCAATGCGTCAGAAGTATCCGGATAAATTGTCCGGCGACTCCAGCGATCCGCATAATCAGATCATGTGTTCAGCGTTGATGTTGCGCGACTACCAGAAACAGTTTGGCGGCAGCATGGATGCCGCGCTACGTGCCTATAACTCTGGCCCGGACCAGGTCAATATGAGCAACCTGTCGAGCATATCTTTAGGTAATCCCAACTACGTTAACGAGGTTAACCAAACTGCCAAAGTTATCGCTTCTGGTAATGGGAGCGTACCTGCCTAA
- a CDS encoding sigma 54-interacting transcriptional regulator produces MKENDLENRGMRGLIEDDDTLGGVVDLIRAEEDIHSDFDALLNTLAPLKVDLVLEGETGTGKDTFARRLYTHSGCRGEFVPINCAAIPESLAESELFGVMSGAYTGANHSRAGYIESANNGVLFLDEIDSMPLSLQAKLLRVLETRTVGRLGSTQSVPLNLRVVVASQKPLASLVEQKLFRQDLYFRLTTVKIVLPALRTRIEYIIPLFRRFSQEAAIRLNRALPAMSASLSESLLMHNWPGNIRELRGAAERFVLGIPPLGNGIRPETHSVRLRERMRRIEYCLIEDCLMRHENRIVSAAHELGIPRRTLYQRIKSLTAQEN; encoded by the coding sequence ATGAAAGAGAATGACTTAGAAAATAGAGGGATGAGGGGATTGATCGAAGATGATGACACTCTTGGGGGAGTGGTCGATCTGATCCGTGCGGAAGAGGATATTCACAGTGATTTTGATGCACTGTTAAACACGTTAGCACCTCTTAAGGTCGACCTGGTGCTGGAAGGCGAGACCGGAACCGGCAAAGACACCTTTGCCCGCCGGTTGTATACGCACTCCGGCTGCCGCGGCGAATTCGTTCCAATTAACTGCGCGGCAATCCCGGAGAGCCTGGCAGAAAGTGAATTATTTGGCGTGATGTCGGGCGCTTACACCGGCGCGAACCATTCGCGCGCCGGGTACATTGAAAGCGCCAATAACGGGGTGCTGTTCCTCGATGAAATCGACAGTATGCCGTTAAGTCTACAGGCCAAGCTGCTGCGCGTACTGGAAACGCGCACTGTCGGGCGCCTTGGAAGTACGCAAAGCGTGCCGCTTAATTTACGTGTGGTGGTGGCAAGTCAAAAACCGCTGGCGAGCCTGGTGGAACAGAAACTGTTCCGGCAAGACCTCTACTTCCGGTTGACCACGGTTAAAATTGTCCTGCCCGCTTTGCGCACCCGTATTGAATATATCATTCCGTTATTCCGTCGTTTCTCACAAGAAGCTGCCATCCGCCTCAACCGGGCGCTGCCAGCGATGTCCGCCAGCCTGTCTGAATCACTACTGATGCACAACTGGCCGGGGAATATTCGCGAACTGCGTGGCGCCGCGGAACGTTTTGTATTGGGCATTCCGCCGCTAGGAAACGGCATCCGTCCGGAAACACACAGCGTACGGCTTCGTGAGCGGATGCGGCGCATAGAATATTGTCTGATTGAAGATTGTCTGATGCGTCATGAAAACCGTATTGTCAGTGCCGCGCACGAGTTAGGTATTCCGCGTCGCACGCTGTATCAACGCATCAAATCGCTGACCGCGCAGGAAAATTAA
- a CDS encoding EscI/YscI/HrpB family type III secretion system inner rod protein, whose amino-acid sequence MKINDPTAGNALPVHEALSSSSPSSANSGDAAWFSAALEQPDAPQQQPFTLSGHKPDSLFNQASSVFNHLDDDKKSMNSALRKASRSTDPLVLNKIDGELSNYYLESSMNAKIVSKTVQGLEKLTNLQ is encoded by the coding sequence ATGAAAATAAATGACCCTACAGCAGGTAATGCGTTACCGGTTCATGAAGCGCTTTCTTCCTCTTCTCCTTCATCGGCCAACAGTGGCGATGCCGCTTGGTTCTCCGCCGCACTGGAACAACCAGACGCGCCGCAGCAACAACCATTTACCCTTTCTGGTCATAAACCGGATAGCCTATTTAATCAGGCATCGTCGGTGTTTAACCACCTTGACGATGACAAAAAGAGTATGAATAGCGCGTTGCGTAAAGCCTCTCGCTCAACCGACCCATTGGTATTGAATAAAATCGATGGCGAACTTTCCAACTATTACCTGGAAAGCTCGATGAACGCCAAAATCGTGTCGAAAACTGTCCAGGGCCTGGAAAAGCTCACCAACCTTCAGTGA
- the sctJ gene encoding type III secretion system inner membrane ring lipoprotein SctJ — protein MQISWRKPMLVALLTLLLSGCDKPVVLNTGLTENDANDIISELSKYKIAADKQIDKEGVTVTVDADTIERSVQILNAKGLPRKSRTNLGEVFQKSGIISSPLEERARYIYALSQELESTLSQIDGVVVARVSVVLPERVAPGEPVQPASASVFIKYTADLDPDSIEPRIRRLVAASIPGLAGKSDNDLSIVFVPAEVYRDHIEKVSLGPFQLTMSQYATVKVVFFIVLILLLLGGAGMALVPRMKKMLNRKKSTSLAVVESGGQD, from the coding sequence ATGCAGATATCCTGGCGAAAACCGATGCTGGTCGCGCTGCTTACGCTGTTGCTTAGCGGGTGCGATAAACCGGTGGTACTCAATACCGGTCTAACGGAAAATGATGCCAATGACATTATTTCCGAACTCTCTAAATACAAGATTGCGGCGGATAAGCAAATTGATAAAGAGGGCGTAACGGTCACCGTCGATGCCGATACAATTGAGCGTTCGGTACAGATTCTTAACGCCAAAGGATTGCCGCGTAAGTCCAGAACTAACCTCGGTGAGGTGTTTCAGAAAAGCGGCATTATCTCCAGCCCGCTAGAGGAGCGTGCGCGCTATATTTATGCCCTCTCGCAGGAACTGGAGTCGACACTCTCGCAAATTGATGGCGTGGTCGTGGCGCGCGTTAGCGTGGTGCTGCCGGAGCGGGTAGCGCCCGGCGAGCCGGTACAACCTGCGTCAGCTTCGGTATTCATTAAATACACTGCCGATCTCGATCCCGACAGTATTGAACCGCGTATCCGTCGGCTGGTGGCGGCCAGTATTCCGGGGCTGGCGGGGAAAAGCGACAACGATTTGTCGATTGTTTTTGTGCCAGCGGAAGTGTATCGCGACCATATTGAGAAAGTCTCGCTCGGGCCTTTCCAGTTGACGATGTCGCAATATGCCACCGTCAAAGTGGTGTTCTTTATCGTACTGATTCTGCTGCTGTTAGGCGGAGCAGGTATGGCACTGGTACCACGCATGAAAAAAATGCTGAACAGAAAAAAATCAACCTCACTGGCGGTTGTTGAATCCGGCGGTCAGGATTAG